The Pelobates fuscus isolate aPelFus1 chromosome 2, aPelFus1.pri, whole genome shotgun sequence genome has a segment encoding these proteins:
- the LOC134585899 gene encoding heme-binding protein 2-like, whose product MGALSLLVLSLLCVWGAVLSAEDTSDGYKAPEFCRKSECPKYQLVKKYDTFELRAYEATKWITTPLEVDVFGLGIYKSFRRLSDYINGENSEGLTIKMTVPVRIYIPFITPPAKNATMSLFVPSALENPPLPKSTDVHLESFPPISVYVKSFGGYALNSDFEKKAKILSKELTDLALQFDNTFGTAAAYNDPLTFFKRHNEVWFTAQ is encoded by the exons ATGGGAGCTCTGTCTCTGCTGGTGCTGAGCTTGCTCTGTGTGTGGGGCGCTGTGTTGAGCGCTGAGGATACATCTGATGGATACAAGGCTCCTGAATTCTGTCGCAAATCCGAATGTCCCAAGTATCAACTGGTGAAAAAATATGAC ACATTTGAACTAAGAGCTTATGAAGCAACCAAATGGATAACCACGCCACTGGAAGTGGACGTGTTTGGCCTTGGAATATATAAAAGCTTCAGACGTCTATCTGATTATATCAATGGAGAGAACTCAGAAG GTTTAACAATTAAGATGACTGTCCCTGTGCGGATTTATATTCCATTTATAACGCCTCCAGCTAAGAATGCCACTATGTCTCTATTTGTGCCATCTGCACTGGAAAATCCACCACTTCCAAAGAGCACAGACGTTCACCTTGAAAGTTTTCCACCAATCTCAGTTTATGTAAA GTCTTTTGGTGGCTATGCACTGAACTCAGACTTTGAGAAAAAAGCTAAAATATTGTCAAAAGAGCTGACAGATCTGGCCTTACAGTTTGATAATACCTTTGGTACAGCGGCTGCCTATAATGATCcacttacattttttaaaagacaCAATGAAGTGTGGTTCACAGCTCAATAA
- the LOC134587371 gene encoding heme-binding protein 2-like — protein sequence MGARSVLVLSLLCVWGAVRAEEGAADEYKAPDFCGTYECPKYEVAKKYETFELRTYQSTLWVTTSLELDYFGFGIYRSFKRLFDYINGQNSEGIKIKMTVPVRIYVPLITPTDKNATMSFFVPLAVVNPPQPLNKEVYIESFPQMSFYVKSFGGYALKTHYEKKAKMLSEELTAMGLGFDSTFGTAAGYNDPLTFVGRHNEVWYTVQ from the exons GGCTGAGGAGGGTGCTGCTGATGAGTACAAGGCTCCTGACTTCTGTGGAACCTATGAATGTCCCAAGTATGAAGTGGCAAAGAAATATGAA ACTTTTGAACTAAGAACTTATCAAAGCACCCTATGGGTAACTACATCACTAGAGTTGGACTACTTTGGCTTTGGAATATATAGAAGCTTCAAGCGCTTGTTCGATTACATCAATGGACAGAACTCAGAAG gTATCAAAATTAAGATGACTGTCCCGGTGCGGATTTATGTTCCATTAATAACTCCAACAGATAAGAATGCCACTATGTCTTTTTTTGTGCCATTGGCAGTGGTAAATCCACCGCAACCACTGAACAAAGAGGTTTACATTGAAAGTTTTCCTCAAATGTCTTTCTATGTCAA gtctttTGGTGGCTATGCACTTAAGACACACTATGAGAAAAAAGCTAAAATGTTGTCAGAAGAGCTGACGGCCATGGGGCTAGGATTTGACAGCACCTTTGGTACAGCAGCTGGCTACAACGATCCACTTACATTTGTTGGCAGGCATAATGAAGTGTGGTACACAGTCCAATAA